Proteins found in one Arachis stenosperma cultivar V10309 chromosome 8, arast.V10309.gnm1.PFL2, whole genome shotgun sequence genomic segment:
- the LOC130946402 gene encoding uncharacterized protein LOC130946402, with product MTRQGAYKESDDMLIDEPKLPQQGQIAALPNEFNPSYLKIYYSKLFPHADLYRWMSYGNDGKHPACDSSYLGRREFSYTLDNDIFVRYNTFNSATELENSIKDKCPLKIDIGPIYNLNPAHRNAYAGDNVLTPVERELIFDIDMSDYDDVRYCCSGADVCLNCWPLMTVAVKVIDTSLRDDFGFRHILWVYSGRRGVHCWVCDRKARRLTNEQRAAVADYFRVYKGNENNYKKVSLMGQVLHPFLARSYTEVLKEYFETKLLTSQNLLSSEERYEKILEMIPDQSIASELRGKWQESRRSSSAKEDINIVRWEQLKQLLQKHKAQGVRRCVEEIVFTYTYPRLDMEVSKHMNHLLKAPFCVHPKTGRVCVPINPNNCEEFDPTTVPTLIQLLEELNREGLRSDVEGEWNKTSLANAIKLFRSSFLQPLLKICKEEMESSYNAKLQQSKNLLSW from the exons ATGACTCGCCAAGGAGCTTATAAAGAAAGCGATGACATGCTCATTGATGAACCAAAACTGCCTCAGCAAGGCCAAATCGCGGCCCTTCCTAATGAGTTCAACCCCAGTTATCTGAAAATATATTACA GTAAGCTGTTTCCTCATGCTGATTTATATAGATGGATGTCATACGGCAACG ATGGGAAGCATCCTGCTTGTGATTCATCTTACTTGGGACGAAGGGAATTCTCGTACACCCTAGATAACGATATATTTGTGCGCTACAATACCTTCAATAGTGCCACCGAACTTGAAAACTCCATCAAAGACAAGTGCCCGTTAAAGATAGATATTGGACCCATCTACAACCTCAAC CCTGCACATAGGAATGCTTATGCTGGAGATAATGTTCTCACTCCGGTTGAGAGGGAGCTGATTTTTGATATA GATATGTCAGATTATGATGATGTTAGATACTGCTGCTCAGGTGCTGATGTTTGTCTCAATTGCTGGCCATTAATGACTGTAGCTGTCAAAGTAATAGATACTTCCTTAAGAG ATGACTTTGGGTTTAGACATATTCTCTGGGTATATAGTGGTCGGCGTGGTGTACATTGTTGGGTCTGTGATAGAAAGGCAAGACG GTTGACTAATGAGCAGAGAGCAGCAGTTGCGGACTATTTTCGTGTCTACAAG GGAAATGAAAATAACTATAAGAAGGTTTCCTTGATGGGTCAAGTTCTGCATCCCTTTCTGGC GAGATCATATACTGAAGTTCTCAAGGAATATTTTGAGACAAAACTGCTTACAAGTCAAAATTTACTTTCTAGCGAGGAGAGATATGAAAAGATCCTAGAGATGATTCCTGATCAAT CTATTGCTTCTGAACTTCGAGGAAAGTGGCAAGAAAGTAGGCGGTCTTCTAGTGCAAAAGAAGACATTAATATTGTTCGATGGGAGCAGCTTAAACAGTTGCTGCAAAAACATAAG GCACAAGGGGTGCGTAGGTGTGTTGAAGAGATTGTGTTCACCTATACATATCCTAGGCTTGATATGGAG GTTTCTAAACATATGAACCATTTGCTCAAAGCACCCTTCTGTGTGCACCCAAAAACAG GCCGTGTTTGTGTCCCCATCAACCCAAATAATTGTGAAGAATTTGATCCCACGACGGTGCCAACCCTTATCCAG CTTTTGGAAGAGCTGAATAGGGAGGGCTTGAGGTCTGATGTTGAAGGAG AATGGAATAAAACTTCACTTGCAAATGCCATCAAGCTCTTTAGGTCATCCTTCCTTCAGCCATTACTGAAAATTTGCAAG GAGGAAATGGAAAGCTCCTATAATGCGAAACTACAGCAGTCGAAGAATCTCCTTAGTTGGTAG